From a region of the Geothrix sp. 21YS21S-2 genome:
- a CDS encoding ABC transporter permease codes for MWLKFEQRPEPSRLMRYLSPLLAVGLMVASGMLLFHLLGKSPVEGFKVFFLNPIQDKYGIAELFLKATPLILCAVGLAVGFRGNIWNIGAEGQLLIGALAGGGLALHFHDTSSLLLLPAMIIAGALGGMFWAAIPAWLKTRFNANEILTSLMLVYIAELIVSWLVHGPWMDPDGFNFPQTRLFQAKATMPILVAGTRVNAGLLIAIGALIAGWIFMNRSFMGYQMKVAGQAENAGRYAGFSARRTVWIGMLVGGAMAGIAGVAEIAGPVGQITEHISPGYGFAAMIVAFVGRLDPIGIFFSGLLMALLYLGGEQAQQYLALPYSISKVFQGLLLFFLLCSDVFITHRIRWKK; via the coding sequence ATGTGGCTTAAGTTCGAACAGCGTCCCGAACCCTCCCGGCTCATGCGCTACCTGTCCCCGCTCCTCGCGGTGGGCCTGATGGTGGCCTCGGGCATGCTCCTCTTCCACCTCCTGGGCAAGAGCCCGGTCGAGGGGTTCAAGGTCTTCTTCCTGAACCCCATCCAGGACAAGTACGGCATCGCCGAGCTGTTCCTGAAGGCCACGCCCCTCATCCTCTGCGCGGTGGGCCTGGCGGTGGGCTTCCGGGGCAACATCTGGAACATCGGCGCCGAGGGCCAGCTGCTCATCGGCGCCCTGGCCGGGGGAGGCCTGGCCCTCCACTTCCACGACACCAGCAGCCTTCTCCTGCTGCCGGCCATGATCATCGCCGGGGCCCTGGGCGGCATGTTCTGGGCCGCCATCCCGGCCTGGCTGAAGACGCGGTTCAACGCCAACGAGATCCTCACGAGCCTGATGCTGGTCTACATCGCCGAGCTGATCGTGTCCTGGCTGGTGCACGGCCCCTGGATGGACCCCGACGGGTTCAACTTCCCCCAGACCCGGCTGTTCCAGGCCAAGGCCACCATGCCCATCCTGGTGGCGGGCACCCGCGTGAACGCCGGACTCCTCATCGCCATCGGCGCGCTCATCGCGGGCTGGATCTTCATGAACCGCAGCTTCATGGGCTACCAGATGAAGGTCGCGGGCCAGGCGGAGAACGCCGGGCGCTACGCGGGCTTCTCGGCGCGGCGCACCGTGTGGATCGGCATGCTGGTGGGCGGGGCCATGGCCGGCATCGCGGGCGTGGCCGAGATCGCCGGTCCCGTGGGGCAGATCACCGAGCACATCTCGCCGGGGTACGGCTTCGCGGCCATGATCGTGGCCTTCGTGGGCCGCCTGGACCCCATCGGCATCTTCTTCTCCGGGCTCCTGATGGCCCTCCTCTACCTGGGCGGGGAGCAGGCCCAGCAGTACCTGGCCCTCCCCTACTCCATCTCGAAGGTGTTCCAGGGCCTGCTGCTGTTCTTCCTGCTCTGTTCGGACGTCTTCATCACCCATCGCATCCGCTGGAAGAAATAG
- a CDS encoding ABC transporter permease: MQPSLLSSILFATIVAGTPLIITAVGELVTEKSGVLNLGAEGIMSMGAVAAFAVTVHTGNPILGILAGMVAGMGMGLIFAVAALTFMANQVASGLALSIFGVGLSAFIGKPYESQTLPSVAAWNVPGLHKIPLLGHAFFEHQGLVYFSWALLGAVAWFLYRSRLGLVLRAVGEAPVAAHSVGYNVVRIRYVAVIFGGAMAGIGGAFLSVFYTPLWVEGMVAGRGWIALALVVFATWRPARVMVGAYLFGGCMITQMFVQGSGIQLNIPSQFLSALPYAATIIVLVIISHNKNTIRLNSPASLGQPFSPEA, encoded by the coding sequence ATGCAGCCAAGTCTCCTTTCCTCCATCCTGTTCGCCACCATCGTGGCCGGCACCCCGCTGATCATCACCGCCGTGGGCGAGCTCGTCACGGAGAAGTCCGGCGTCCTGAACCTGGGCGCCGAGGGCATCATGTCCATGGGGGCCGTGGCCGCCTTCGCCGTCACCGTCCATACGGGCAATCCCATCCTGGGCATCCTGGCCGGCATGGTCGCGGGCATGGGCATGGGCCTCATCTTCGCCGTCGCGGCGCTGACCTTCATGGCCAACCAGGTCGCCTCCGGCCTGGCGCTGTCCATCTTCGGGGTGGGCCTTTCCGCCTTCATCGGCAAGCCCTACGAGTCCCAGACCCTGCCCAGCGTCGCCGCCTGGAACGTCCCGGGCCTGCACAAGATCCCCCTGCTGGGCCACGCGTTCTTCGAGCACCAGGGGCTGGTGTACTTCTCCTGGGCCCTCCTGGGCGCGGTGGCGTGGTTCCTGTACCGCAGCCGCCTTGGCCTCGTGCTGAGGGCGGTGGGCGAGGCCCCCGTGGCCGCTCATTCGGTCGGCTACAACGTGGTGCGGATCCGATACGTGGCTGTCATCTTCGGCGGCGCCATGGCCGGCATCGGCGGCGCCTTCCTGTCCGTCTTCTACACCCCGCTGTGGGTGGAGGGAATGGTGGCCGGCCGCGGCTGGATCGCATTGGCCCTGGTGGTTTTCGCCACCTGGCGGCCCGCGCGGGTGATGGTGGGCGCCTACCTGTTCGGTGGCTGCATGATCACCCAGATGTTCGTGCAGGGCTCCGGGATCCAGCTGAACATCCCGTCCCAATTCCTTTCGGCCCTGCCCTACGCGGCCACTATCATTGTCCTGGTCATCATCTCCCACAACAAGAACACCATCCGGCTCAATTCCCCCGCTTCGCTGGGCCAGCCCTTCAGTCCCGAAGCCTGA
- a CDS encoding BMP family ABC transporter substrate-binding protein — protein MNSRKTVVTTLGGLIAASVLAAAPPAAAPTQVGFVYVSPVGDAGWTYQHDIGRKEMEKALAGQVTTKFVENVPEGADAERVVRGLITGGAKIVFTTSFGYMNPTEKVAKAFPDKFFFHATGYKTGPNMGIYNARFYEGRYLNGVIAGKMTKSNIAGYVAAFPIPEVMQGINAFTQGMRSVNPKAEVRVIWVNSWFDPGKEREAALTLISQGADMITHHTDSTAIVQAAEEKHKENKNLYAFSYHSDMSKYGPTAQLSGTTHHWGAFYTKTVKEVLAGTWKGTNVWGGFKEGMIKLAPLNKAIPADVKALVEKEEKAIAAGKLHPFAGPVVAQDGKEKVAKGKNMTDAELGAMDYYVQGVASTLPKK, from the coding sequence ATGAATTCCCGGAAAACCGTCGTGACCACCCTGGGCGGCCTGATCGCAGCCTCCGTCCTCGCCGCCGCGCCCCCCGCCGCCGCGCCCACCCAGGTAGGCTTCGTCTACGTCAGCCCGGTCGGGGACGCGGGCTGGACCTACCAGCACGACATCGGCCGCAAGGAGATGGAGAAGGCCCTGGCCGGCCAGGTCACCACCAAGTTCGTCGAGAACGTCCCCGAAGGCGCCGATGCCGAGCGCGTGGTCCGCGGCCTCATCACCGGCGGCGCCAAGATCGTCTTCACGACCTCCTTCGGCTACATGAACCCCACCGAGAAGGTCGCCAAGGCCTTCCCCGACAAGTTCTTCTTCCACGCCACCGGCTACAAGACCGGCCCCAACATGGGCATCTACAACGCCCGCTTCTATGAAGGCCGCTACCTGAACGGCGTCATCGCCGGCAAGATGACCAAGTCGAACATCGCGGGCTACGTCGCGGCGTTCCCCATCCCCGAGGTCATGCAGGGCATCAACGCCTTCACCCAGGGCATGCGCAGCGTCAACCCCAAGGCCGAAGTCCGCGTCATCTGGGTCAACTCCTGGTTCGATCCCGGCAAGGAGCGCGAAGCCGCCCTCACCCTGATCTCCCAGGGCGCCGACATGATCACGCACCACACCGACTCCACCGCCATCGTCCAGGCCGCCGAGGAGAAGCACAAGGAGAACAAGAACCTCTACGCCTTCTCCTACCACTCCGACATGAGCAAGTACGGCCCCACCGCCCAGCTCTCCGGCACCACGCACCACTGGGGCGCCTTCTACACCAAGACCGTCAAGGAGGTCCTGGCCGGCACCTGGAAGGGCACCAACGTCTGGGGCGGCTTCAAGGAGGGCATGATCAAGCTGGCCCCCCTCAACAAGGCCATCCCGGCCGACGTGAAGGCCCTGGTCGAGAAGGAGGAGAAGGCCATCGCCGCCGGCAAGCTGCATCCCTTCGCCGGCCCCGTGGTCGCGCAGGACGGCAAGGAGAAGGTCGCCAAGGGCAAGAACATGACCGACGCGGAGCTGGGCGCCATGGACTACTACGTCCAGGGCGTGGCTTCCACCCTCCCCAAGAAGTAG